The following are encoded together in the Robertmurraya sp. FSL R5-0851 genome:
- the spoVID gene encoding stage VI sporulation protein D has translation MSQGNESCLRFSLEESVWFQKGQEVEELVSISLAPNITIHENEQYVTIQGALELTGEYQRYNDGSSEEEDLFTAPKFVHHVEEREEGLYEFSHRFPVDITIPNNRIQSINDIYVEVESFDYLFQERSCMKLTADLTITGLYGDQQHKPAHEETEVEEFQLEVANREATVDEIEDHIEWSHEQRTEEQEEPIILDHEYEPFAVEARKSADDTEEKVVSINKSTELFEAPQLPVNEAKEPEITFSAARSEAPQEVVEEVVEEAAEVELQPVPEAEIQPQVETQPEVEEFQLEVANREATVDEIEDHIEWSHEQRTEEQEEPIILDHEYEPFAVEARKSADDTEEKVVSINKSTELFEAPQLPVNEAKEPEITFSAARSEAPQEVVEEVVEEAAEVELQPVPEAEIQPQVETQPEVEEESSSSPPQPKVKKKKSSKKGMSLTEFFARKEETEDLTKLRVAIVQSGETIEQLASRYEVPVQQLLKVNHLELNQDIYEGQVLYIPIPIAHK, from the coding sequence TTGTCTCAAGGTAACGAGTCGTGTTTACGATTTTCATTGGAAGAATCGGTGTGGTTTCAAAAGGGACAGGAAGTAGAGGAGTTAGTTTCTATTTCGCTTGCTCCAAATATTACGATTCATGAAAACGAACAATATGTCACCATTCAAGGTGCATTAGAATTAACAGGTGAATATCAACGTTACAATGATGGTTCTAGTGAGGAGGAGGATTTGTTTACTGCTCCGAAGTTTGTTCATCATGTGGAGGAGAGGGAAGAGGGACTCTATGAGTTCTCACATCGTTTTCCAGTAGATATAACCATTCCTAATAACCGTATTCAAAGCATAAATGACATCTATGTAGAAGTGGAAAGCTTTGATTATCTTTTTCAAGAAAGAAGCTGTATGAAATTAACTGCCGATTTAACAATAACAGGTCTTTATGGAGATCAGCAGCATAAACCTGCACATGAAGAAACAGAAGTGGAAGAATTTCAACTTGAGGTTGCAAACCGAGAAGCAACAGTTGATGAGATAGAAGACCATATTGAATGGTCACATGAGCAACGTACAGAAGAACAAGAGGAACCAATCATATTAGATCATGAGTATGAACCTTTCGCTGTGGAAGCGAGAAAATCAGCGGATGATACAGAGGAAAAAGTGGTTTCTATAAATAAGTCAACTGAATTATTTGAAGCTCCACAACTTCCTGTAAACGAAGCAAAGGAACCTGAAATTACTTTTTCAGCAGCTCGAAGTGAAGCACCCCAAGAGGTTGTTGAAGAAGTGGTGGAAGAGGCAGCAGAGGTTGAGCTTCAGCCTGTTCCAGAAGCCGAGATACAGCCACAAGTAGAAACCCAACCAGAAGTGGAAGAATTTCAACTTGAGGTTGCAAACCGAGAAGCAACAGTTGATGAGATAGAAGACCATATTGAATGGTCACATGAGCAACGTACAGAAGAACAAGAGGAACCAATCATATTAGATCATGAGTATGAACCTTTCGCTGTGGAAGCGAGAAAATCAGCGGATGATACAGAGGAAAAAGTGGTTTCTATAAATAAGTCAACTGAATTATTTGAAGCTCCACAACTTCCTGTAAACGAAGCAAAGGAACCTGAAATTACTTTTTCAGCAGCTCGAAGTGAAGCACCCCAAGAGGTTGTTGAAGAAGTGGTGGAAGAGGCAGCAGAGGTTGAGCTTCAGCCTGTTCCAGAAGCCGAGATACAGCCACAAGTAGAAACCCAACCAGAAGTGGAAGAAGAATCTTCTTCTTCACCACCTCAGCCTAAGGTAAAGAAAAAGAAGTCTTCAAAAAAGGGAATGTCTTTAACTGAGTTTTTTGCTCGAAAAGAGGAGACGGAAGATTTAACAAAACTTCGTGTAGCCATCGTCCAAAGCGGAGAAACGATCGAACAATTAGCGTCACGTTACGAAGTACCTGTACAACAATTACTTAAGGTAAACCATCTTGAGTTAAATCAAGATATATACGAAGGGCAAGTTCTTTATATACCTATTCCTATTGCCCATAAATAG
- the hemL gene encoding glutamate-1-semialdehyde 2,1-aminomutase → MRSYSKSIEAFAEAKTLMPGGVNSPVRAFKSVKMDPIFMERGKGSKIYDIDGNEYIDYVLSWGPLILGHANDRVVEAIKKVAELGTSFGAPSLIETKLANLVKERVPSIEIVRMVSSGTEATMSALRLARGYTGRNKILKFEGCYHGHGDSLLIKAGSGVATLGLPDSPGVPEGVAKNTITVPYNDLESVRYAFEQFGDDIAGIIVEPVAGNMGVVLPQPGFLEGLRDITTQYGALLIFDEVMTGFRVGYNCAQGYFGITPDLTCLGKVIGGGLPVGAYGGRAEIMEQIAPSGPIYQAGTLSGNPLAMTAGLETLSQLTPEHYEEFARKAALLEEGIKAAAQKHGIPHTINRVGSMVGFFFTNEAVTNYEQAKTSNLDYFASYYQEMANQGVFLPPSQFEGMFLSTAHSNKDIGKTIQAIDIAFSKLK, encoded by the coding sequence CCGTTAAAATGGATCCTATTTTTATGGAGAGAGGAAAAGGCTCTAAAATTTATGATATAGATGGAAACGAATATATTGACTATGTGTTGTCTTGGGGACCATTAATCTTGGGGCATGCAAATGATCGTGTTGTTGAAGCGATTAAAAAGGTCGCAGAACTTGGTACAAGCTTCGGTGCTCCTAGTTTAATTGAAACGAAATTAGCAAATTTAGTGAAAGAAAGAGTGCCGTCTATTGAAATCGTTCGTATGGTTTCCTCAGGAACGGAAGCTACCATGAGTGCATTGCGCCTAGCTCGTGGATATACGGGGAGAAATAAAATCTTAAAATTTGAAGGTTGTTACCATGGTCACGGTGATTCTTTATTAATTAAAGCAGGATCCGGTGTGGCAACTTTGGGTCTTCCTGATAGCCCTGGGGTTCCAGAAGGGGTCGCAAAAAATACCATTACAGTTCCTTATAATGATTTGGAAAGTGTTCGCTATGCGTTTGAGCAATTTGGGGATGATATTGCTGGAATCATAGTAGAACCTGTTGCAGGAAATATGGGGGTGGTTTTACCACAACCTGGATTTTTAGAGGGGCTTAGAGATATTACTACGCAATATGGAGCACTTTTGATATTTGATGAAGTAATGACTGGTTTTAGGGTGGGTTACAACTGTGCACAAGGGTATTTTGGCATCACTCCTGATTTAACATGTCTTGGAAAAGTTATCGGTGGTGGGCTACCTGTTGGAGCTTATGGAGGAAGGGCAGAAATCATGGAGCAAATTGCACCAAGTGGCCCGATCTACCAGGCTGGAACACTTTCTGGAAATCCTCTTGCCATGACTGCAGGATTAGAAACACTTAGCCAACTTACACCTGAACATTATGAGGAGTTTGCGCGTAAAGCAGCACTGCTTGAAGAAGGAATAAAAGCAGCGGCACAAAAACATGGTATTCCCCACACCATCAACCGAGTTGGATCGATGGTCGGATTTTTCTTTACTAACGAAGCGGTTACAAACTACGAACAAGCCAAAACTTCAAATCTTGATTATTTTGCTTCTTATTACCAAGAAATGGCGAATCAGGGTGTTTTCTTACCACCTTCCCAATTTGAAGGAATGTTCCTATCCACAGCACACAGTAACAAAGATATTGGAAAAACGATTCAAGCAATCGACATTGCCTTTTCAAAGCTAAAATGA